The sequence catgacataagtatttgatacatcagaaaagcagaacttaatatttggtacagaaacctttgtttgcaattacagagatcatacgtttcctgtagttcttgactaggtttgcacacactgcagcagggattttggcccactcctccctacagatcttctccagatccttcaggtttcggggctgtcgctgggcaatacggactttcagctccctccaaagattttctattgggttcaggtctggagactggctaggccactccaggaccttgagatgcttcttacggagccactccttagttgccatggctgtgtgcttcgtgtcgttgtcatgctggaagacccagccacgacccatcttcaatgctcttactgagggaaggaggttgttggccaagatctcgcgatacatggccccatccatcctcccctcaatacggtgcagtcgtcctgtcccctttgcagaaaagcatccccaaagaatgatgtttccacctccatgcttcacggttgggatggtgttcttggggttgtactcatacttcttcttcctccaaacacggcgagtggagttagaccaaaaagctctatttttgtctcatcagaccacatgaccttctcccattcctcctctggatcatccagatggtcattggcaaacttcagacaggcctggacatgcactgggttaagcagggggaccttgcgtgcgctgcaggattttaatccatgacggcgtagtgtgttactaatggttttctttgagactgtggtcccagctctcttcaggtcattgaccaggtcctgccgtgtagttctgtgctgatccctcaccttcctcatgatcattgatgccccacgaggtgaaatcttgcatggagccccagaccgagggtgattgaccgtcatcttgaacttcttccattttctaataattgcgccaacagttgtttccttctcaccaagctgcttgcctattgtcctgtagcccatcccagccttgtgcaggtctacaattttatccctgatgtccttacacagctctctggtcttggccattgtggagaggttggaatctgtttgattgtgtgtggacaggtgtcttttatacaggtaacgagttcaaacaggtgcagttaatacaggtaatgagtggagaacaggagggcttcttaaagaaaaactaacaggtctgtgagagccggaattcttactggttggtaggtgatcaaatacttatgtcatgcaataaaatgcaaattaattatttaaaaatcatacaatgtgattttctggatttttgttttagattccgtctctcacagttgaagtgtacctatgataaaaattacagacctctacatgctttgtaagtaggaaaacctgcaaaatcggcagtgtatcaaatacttgttctccccactgtatcagtcTTTCACTCGCAATTCAGATGACTTTATACATTCCAGTCAAGGCAGGACACAAATGTGACAGCAACACTCAACAGATGACACACACATTTAATTTAGTATATTGGATAGTTCCGTTTTTTATAATTCATACCTGGGATTTGAATGCACGTGAATGGACTGATGGAGCTTTCATCATGACATGAATATCCAAGTCAGAGTTGAAGAGAAAGCTCCTCATTTTACCACTGGGAAATGGACAGCCAAAATCGTCATGCTGATGGAACATGCCAAGGCCTACCCAGTGGCATCAGTTGACAGTTCAAAAGGTCATACATGTTGTACCCTGAACATGAAGTAAACAAATTGCAAATAAGAAAGTGAATCAGTGCAACAAATCCACACATATATTTCATGGAGTACATCTTTAGCTTTAGGACAGAATTGACCAACACAGGTATATTCCTAATATCAATAATAACACAGCTATCAACACTGATTGTGTCAGATATTGCTTAACAGCAGCTGATATTGTGGTGTATATGCCGTTGGATATCTGGTAGCACTTTGATGATCACCTGATAATTACTAGAAAACTGTGGTAATAACAACTAATACTTTATGGTACTACATCAAAGATTTCAAAACAATTCATAACCACCTTGTACCCAATGGTGCCCAAAAAATcttgaaaataaatatataatttcTGTGTAATTACCATTTTACCATAGAATTTCTTACTAAATACCTGGTCATTTATGTACCGGAAAATGATGTGCAACAGAATACCGTTTTGAATGTATAAATAGTCTGTCTCTATACTTAACTTATAGCTTATACAGAATAATGGACCTCTGCAAGGAGTCTTCAGTTGACCTGTCATGTAGATCAGCAGCAGTCCCCTTGTGCTCCataaagtgctgatctaggatcggtTTTGCCTTTTTCGATCATAaagaataagattacatggatgacggggacctgatcctagatcagcactcctactctgagacgctttatgaatacaggctctGTTCTACAGTCTCGGTAGTAGTGACAGACACATTCTGACAGAGGTCAGTCAGTCACGCATCATGACGTAACATGCAGTCCGTTGCTTCACCCATGATGAGGATATCGTGTTAAAGACAGATAATAAAGGCAGGCAGTAAATACAATAAAACTTGTGTCATTGCATCAGTGTGGCTGTAGTGTCTGTTCTCTCTTAATAACCACTTCCCTTCAGGGAGTTTTAATTGATCAGTGCATTTGGCATCCTTATTGACAGTTATTCCCAAAGGATACCCACTTGTGACCCAATCACGGATTGCTACCAATATGTTTTGGGTTGTGGCTAGAATCGTTTTGTCCTTTTGGTGGGCCACATGAAAACTGCAAAGGTCCCAGCCACACCCCTCCCTCACAGCCGGCTCCTGTCCAGCCTCTTCTTGGCAGGGTTGGGGTACTGGGGGTTCTCGATGACCCCCTCCCCGAACTTGAGCTCCAGGAAGGCGCGGTGGTTGTTCGGGCTGTAGGCGGTGACGCCGGCGAACGGCATTGGCACCAGCGGCTGCAGGAAGTGCTCGGGGAACTCCACATCCTGCTTGTGCTCCATCCACGTGTCTTTGGTCATGACGCCGTTCCGCGGGTAGAAGGGCCACAGGTCCACGTGGAGGTGGTTAGCCTCGCTGTATTGCACCCTATAGAAGTCCCCCTCCACTGCCCGCTCCCACACATAGCCGTTAGCGTCCACCAGAGAACCAGAGTCCAGGTTCTTCAGGTAGTCACAGTTGGGCACGTCCTCCAGGTAGATGCCCAGGTCCACGTCATAGTCCCAGGGGATGATGTCCTGGTGGCGGGCCGCCCCCAGCAGGGAGCCTCCTTCCAGCCAGTAGCGCACCCCGGAGCTCTCCAGAATGTTGATCACATACTTGGTGGTCTCACGTAGTGCGCGGAGGCAGCATGGAGGGGTCCAGCGATCCAGGTACAGGTACTCAGGGGTGTCGTCTCGGACCGTACCGAAGCAACGCTCCGTCTCCTTCCCACAGCCGTGCCACTGCTCCTTCCCATCAGCCAGTAGGAGACGCTTCAGCCCAAAGTTCCTCATCAGCCGGCTAGTGGCCTCCTTCAGATGGCTGTCTGCCTTCCACTGGTTGTGGGCTGAGCTGAAGAGAGGCCGGTGGCTGGCGGAGAAGCAGGGGCTCTCCAGGAGCTTGACCTTCCAGCCATGCAGGGAGGTCTGGATGAAGAGCGAAGGCAGCAGGGGCCTCCCCAGTGGGACAGACAGGTTGAAGAGGTCCTCGGAGCGGATGAGGACCACCGCGTCCCCCTGAAGGGCTGTACACACGCTACCACTGCTCCCAGACGCCGCTGGGGTGTAGGTGGCTGTCCACTCTCTCAGACTGACCCGCAGGTGCAGGCACTGGACGGCCGAGCGTGCCAACACGGGGGCCGCCACCAGCCTCACGGGCCCCCCACCTTCCCCCTCCAGCTCCCGGATCAGCCTCTCCACAGCCCGGCCCTGCTCCAGCTCCACCCCGTCAGGCACCAGCAGCACAAACTCGGTCTGGACGTGGAACTCTGGCCGGTGGGCCTGTGGAGGCTGCTCGGGGCTGGGGGAGAGCACCAGGAGACGGGCCCCctcggggagagacagagggggatagGGCGGGGTGTCAGACACAGCCAAGAAGGGCAGCTCAGGTCTCTGGTGCAGGAAGGAGCGTGCCACATCACCGACGTAGTTCTCAAAGTCCTCAAACTCCCGTAGGAGGACAGTCACACGGGGGCCACGACTGTTCCCCTCTCCCCCGACACCTCCAGGGCCAACCATCCCCCCGCCAAGCCCCACCAGGCTCCCCATGCCGCCCCCCAGCCCGGACGCAGGTAAAGCAGCCTTCCTGGAGCCCCTTCCTGGGTCCCGGCGTTTCTCCATCATCTGCTGCTGGGCTCGGGACACATAGTAGAGGATGAGCAGGTTCAGAACGATGGCTCCAGTCAGAAGGCCCTGGCAGAAACTCACCCGCATGGCACCTCTTGCTGCGCTCGTCTGGCTCAGGGAAAGGAAAAGGTATAGGATGGAGCTCTCTATTCAGAAAGCCTGTCCATAAACATCAGGACCCCATCAGTAAAGAGCTACAGCCTATGTGCGTTGGAATAATAATGGCCAGCTGCTGGAATAGCTGAAATACACAGAAGACACCACAGGGATTTAAAACGTGATTTTAAAATGAGTCCTAAAAAAAAGCACTTCAGATGGCTGTGATAGGCTTTAGAGGCTGTAGTCTAGTTTATTACATTATATTCAAACGTCAAGGGACTAGGTGCAGTGTGTCTCCCATACATGGACTGGATTGCCCTAGTTCTCTTCAGCCAATACTTTGACCTAGATTGTATTCTTGACTATCAATTACAGCCAAATGAGCTACAGAGATCCTTCAAATTGATGCTCCATTTGAGTATAGGCCTATGCTCTCTTCTAGAATAGGTACCGTAGGCTATCAAGTATTGCTACAGCAGTAATAGTGCCTAGAATTGTCTGCATAAGGCAAAATACTTTTTTATTCTGTCATTTAATgctgtcagtagactacaccaaTGCTGCATGGCTTCTATGCAACCATGGAACCAATGCAACCACGACCATTCTCAAAAAATGATTTTATCATGATAAATAACCACAGAATCATTTAATTTACATCATTTCATAAAGGCCACACCATGACCCCTCTAAAAGCTTCATATGCAGAACTCAATCGGTCTTCAAATGTGAATCATGTTCTCCCCGTTATTTAGCCTAACATTCCCCAAATCGTTAGAATAAGACAGAGCATACAAACCATAACGCACGTACATCGAATTCGCTCTCTGTGTGCAGAGGTGGCTGAGCTAAGCACAACATGGAGACACCACCAGTTCAATAGCTCTTATTTACAGTGTAAAATACTAATATTAAACTGACAAATTAACTCAAATAGTGTTCATATACTGAGACATTTAGATTAATTTCAATACCGCGGTCTGTAACATTGTACCCTTGCTTTGCTGTTTCTGGAAATTATCACAGGAAGCTCGCGTGAGATCACAATATGGCAGGAACGACGTCCCTGGTTACCACTCATGGGAAAAACGATTCCCTTCGAAGCTGTAGTAGATTTGCTCTTAGCTCATTTTTTGGCACCCTTTCTCCATGAGTTATTGCAGTTGCTCtttagagagaggaagaaagaaggGTCGAGTGCTAGTGCTGGGTTTGTGAGGGTTGGGTTATTATTATTATCGCTGCTTGTTTCCACCTCCTTGTCCTGGCGAAAGCGAGAGCGCTAAAATGGAGGCGGAAAGATCCGGCGGAGTAGCAGGGGGAACGAACCAGAACTCTGGAGGCAGCGGTGTGGGGCGCAATCCGAACGGGCCGAAATCGGTACTCGGGCAGGCGACAACAGAAGCGGCCGCCGCGGCATCAGTAGCCGGGGCGATGGCTGGATCGTCGCAGCCTCGGGAACCGCAAGACTGCGACGCAGGCCTATCGCTTCCTGGGATCTTGCACTTTATCCAGTTCGAATGGGGACGCTTCCAGGCCGAGAAATATCGCTGGGAAGCCGAGAGAGACGAACTCAGGGTAATTACAATGTTATTATTTAGCTATAGCTATGTAGACTAGTTATGACTATAGTAGCTTGCTACGATTTGGGAAAAAGCTAGCCTAGCATTGCCATTATTCAGATCCCACAGAAATCACGACCGTTCCTCAATAGTTTCACTAATCGGACAGAATACTGTCCACATAATCACACATATTTTCATCCTGTGCTCCAGGTTGTTAGCTAGAGTAACTTCAAACAATGTTGCTATGTTTGCGTCAGTTCAAAAGCGTTGATGTGGTTTAGACGCACGCGTTATTCTGGGATCAAAGCAAACCCAATATTTGGggattccagaaaatgatgtcacctTTCTTGACTAATCCAAAACACTGGATTGTGAATTTACTTAATGTCTTGCATCACTCACAGGACTTTAAATTGTTCGTGTGTGTTAATTGCAGTGTTACATTGAGGCGCAGTCAATGTCATTCACCCGCTGATCCCAACGCAGCCAGACATATAATCGACATTGTCTATATATAGCGGATCACACAGGTGGAGGTGTCAATCGGCTATAGTCGAGCTGCTCCAACGGTAATTAACTTGGTTAGAATTAACGCCAGACGGTTGGCCTCCGCTGTTTCTGAACCCCTTTGACGGTTTCTATTTTTCTCCGTGCGAGATTACGGTGGGTCACGTGACTCACCGTCAATTACAACAGGGATTCAGTAATGCCAATGCGTTTGTAAATCCCGGAGCCACGCACAAAAAAAAAGACAGATGACGTAATGTGGTCCTTTTCCGCCGTTTACACACATTAACATTTTCACTCATGCCTGCCTGGGGAGTGCAAAGCCTGTTTTTTCCCCATTGCTTTCCCCGTATGTGGCCTTGTGTCAGCAGTATGAACAACAGTATGAATGAACATGAGCTGCTGAAATAGGACTTTGCTTGATTATTTACAGTAGCCTAAAGGCCCGTGTAGAAAAAGAATGCCATTCCACTGCTGTCAGTGTATTTCACTATCCTTCTCACTCTACCCTATAGGCTATAGCCTAGATATAAACAGGAACTTTATATATTATGGATGAACCACAACAAACAGGCCGTGTTGATTTTATAGCAGCGTGCGGATGGATGTCGGAAGTATGTCACCGCCACCACTAGTCTCTTACTGGGAAGAATTTCTATGCGTGAACATGTGTGTGAAGGCGggaatgtttgtgtgtgcatgcgtgaactcgagtgtgtgtgtgtgtgtatgcgtgtgtgtgtgtgtgtgtgtgtggtgtggtctggTTTTCTCAGGCCGAATTAGCTGGGAGAACTTGGGACGGGACAGAGCGAGAGGAGCGGTTGAGTGCCCTGTTCAAACAGTAGCCCAGCAGTTTACATAAGAGGACCCACGTGACTGCTAAACTAGGGAAAGCCCagtggcacaaacacacacacacagaaggcaATGCCTGGTGTCTTTTCTCTGCCATCCCTCTTGAGCCGAGGATGCGCCAGGGGTAGGCATGCTCTGAGACCAAGTGTGCAGGACACACACTTGTCCATTATCACTCGCATGTGCTCTCTCATCTCCCACAAAcacatgtatgtacagttgaagtcagaagtttacatacaccttagccaaatacatttaaaactcagtttttcacaattcctgacatttaatcccatgaaaaattccctgtcttaggtcagttaggatcaccactttattttaagaatgtgaaatgtgagaataatagtagagagaatgatttctttcagcttttatttctttcatcatattcccagtgggtcagaagtttacatacactcaattagtatttggtagcattgccttacacttgtttaacttgggtcaaacgtattgggtagccttccacaagcttcccacaataagttggttgaattttggcccattcctcctgacagagctggtgtaactgagtcaggtttgtaggcctccttgctcgcacacgctttttcagatctgcccacaaattatggaaattgctcccaaggatgaaccagacttgtggaggtcttggctgattttattttgattttcccatgatgtaaagcaaagaggcactgagtttgaaggtaggcctggaaatacatccacaggtacacctccaattgactcaaattatgtcaattagcctaacagaagcttctaaagccatgacatcattttctggaattttccaagctgtttaaagggacagtcaactcagtgtatgtaaacttctgaccaactggaattgtgatacagtgaattataagtgaaataatctgtctgtaaacaattgttggaaaattacttgtgtcatgcacaaagtagatgtcctaaccgacttgccaaaactatagtttgttaacaagacattctccaacctaagcgtatgtaaacttccgacttcaactgtatgtatgtaggcCTAAATTGTCTccatacacacagaacacacaacaccatacagaATATAGCCTACAGTTTCCTCTGGGCTGCTGCTCTGTCTCAAACCAAAAGTTGTTGATTGATGACTGCCCGGTGCGTGGAAAACATTATTGGCCTTccctcccgtgtgtgtgtgtgtgtgtgtgtgtgtgtgtgtgtgtgtgtgtgtgtgtgtgtgtgtgtcaatgtgacATTgacagtgtgtgtatggtgtgccAGTGGTATGTTTTTTAGGGCTGAATCAGGTCGTTAAACGGGAACACTTGTGGCACTCTGTCTCCTGtgacagccagccaggcaggctgTGGCGGGGCCAGGCCGAGCAGTTGGCTGGGGCAggtgtaacctaacgtagcaggcgtttCTTTCTGGTCCTGACGAGAGATTAGTTCTCTTCTGCACCGTTCAACCAATCAAGTGGAGTGTCgccttgttaacgtccaaaagTGGAAGTCGCGTCACAGGCtattctttccatttcccctgaaaaccggatgCATCCGTTTATATACGCACCCAGCGTAGGGTGGACCAGGTGTGACGTCCCCAGAGCAGAGCCACAGGGCCATGTGACTACAGCCAGCAGGCCAGGCCAGGGGACAGACAGGTGGCACTGCAGAGGGCACCGCTCTGGGCCCTGTTAGTCATCACTGATCTCACATGACAGGGGATTGGACTAAGCTATGTGGTGGCAGCCCTGGCGTAATCCTATCCAGTCAGGTAAGATCAGTGATTCCTTCAAGAACGAGAGGATGAGGGATACTACTATAAAACCCGTAAGCCTCTCACCTCTGTTAGGCTACACCAGGCCCGTAGAACTGCAGAAGGGTTCCAAATCAAGCAGTCATTTCTCTACTGAATATCTGAATATACTCCTGCTGAGTCTGTAGAGAAACGAGAAGAGTGTTTCTGCTCTTGTCCTACTTAATTATGGTAATACAGTTGGTGCTGATCAAAGACCTACAGCGCTCCTAGTTGGATAATAAACGTCAGATTACTGTAGATTTAAACTTTGCGATCACAATTGTGGCACAGTTACTACTTGCCATAAATAGAAGGACAGAGCGCTTTGTAGCCATTGCCACTCAAGATCAGTGGCACTCCGACTAGTGGTGACCAAGATGACATCACTTCCTGCTGGGGCATGTTAAGTAGGGGGCCCGTAATGCCCTTCTCTTAGCTCTAATGAAAAGACCAGTGCTCTAATGCGTGGCACACGTATGTACAGTACTGTGCTTCACTCGCCCCCACTTCTGGGCTCTTACTGTACGTCCccccactgactctctctctctctctctctctttctctcacactccaattgccctctctttctcacactcatACGCACGtaaagacacacatgcacacaagctGACATTTTTTGCAGACCTTAAGCgcgctcccacacacacacacatgcgcacgcacggtacacacacactccagctCTCTGTCCCTGAAAAGTCCTCTGCTCTACTTGTCGGCTGATGCGTCTCCGAGGGATGGAGGATGGCAGAGAGGGTATAGGAGAGGGAGAGCTGCCCTTGACCCTGTCCAGAGGCAGGGTGGGTGGGACTGACTGAACTCCTCAGCAGGCCACACAGAGATGGCAAATACAGGAAGCATACAGGAAGCATACAGGAAGCATACAGGAAGTGCTTTTACTTAGAAAGGTAGTTCTTTAGCCTGTCTTTGTGCTAAGACCGGTGTTGGTTTATGTGCCAGTGTTCAACAGGCATGTTTATAACATAGTTGATGCCATTTTAATTACAGTTCACAGCTGTTTCTTTTGGTTGAGGTTTCAACTTAATTTGTCCCAGAGGGCAATTGGTTTTGCAGCAAAGAATAACGTGAAACATACATACAATGCTACTGAATCAGCCATGGATTGGCAGCCGTCAATATAAACATAACATTGCTAATGATGAACATGAGCAGCAGCAATAGTATAAAGTAAGGCCTACATAGAAGGTAAGTGAAGTGCGCTGTGCACATTCTCAGAAGCATCACGTCGACATCATCAAAATACCGTATTCCCTGTGTTCAAAAGGCCAATGGCCGTAGGGGTAAAGGGTAAAGGAGTGCTCGTACCTGTTTTAGTCTTAACAGTTGGGGAATCTACACCAGGGGCCAGAGGGTAGGACATGGCGCTCCTGTTGTAGGGGGTGGGCACTGTCAGACAGGATGTGTCTGTTGTACAGGTCAGTCCGCTGGACTTCCATGACCTCACTGCCCACATTCACTCTTCTAG comes from Salvelinus alpinus chromosome 21, SLU_Salpinus.1, whole genome shotgun sequence and encodes:
- the LOC139547715 gene encoding ribitol 5-phosphate transferase FKRP-like translates to MRVSFCQGLLTGAIVLNLLILYYVSRAQQQMMEKRRDPGRGSRKAALPASGLGGGMGSLVGLGGGMVGPGGVGGEGNSRGPRVTVLLREFEDFENYVGDVARSFLHQRPELPFLAVSDTPPYPPLSLPEGARLLVLSPSPEQPPQAHRPEFHVQTEFVLLVPDGVELEQGRAVERLIRELEGEGGGPVRLVAAPVLARSAVQCLHLRVSLREWTATYTPAASGSSGSVCTALQGDAVVLIRSEDLFNLSVPLGRPLLPSLFIQTSLHGWKVKLLESPCFSASHRPLFSSAHNQWKADSHLKEATSRLMRNFGLKRLLLADGKEQWHGCGKETERCFGTVRDDTPEYLYLDRWTPPCCLRALRETTKYVINILESSGVRYWLEGGSLLGAARHQDIIPWDYDVDLGIYLEDVPNCDYLKNLDSGSLVDANGYVWERAVEGDFYRVQYSEANHLHVDLWPFYPRNGVMTKDTWMEHKQDVEFPEHFLQPLVPMPFAGVTAYSPNNHRAFLELKFGEGVIENPQYPNPAKKRLDRSRL